A genomic window from Populus nigra chromosome 7, ddPopNigr1.1, whole genome shotgun sequence includes:
- the LOC133699030 gene encoding uncharacterized protein LOC133699030, producing MAKRLSSRLVSLHFSFRSPKPHFLPQTSLRMEALSNSVTSSYYSINHSYNHGFSPSFQVIRSYARNRDKHYDLFGSQKPGDEGFREAWKKEMDEDSCLWTGSEDESDDENSSDKGRNRLDKDIRKVRQQAKEHSDLIDADDSDELRSVWSGSDEEKTLWTGDECDDEDDIPTEAHPNEASDRYLDKLFEFEEKPKYRTISELLDAENEPELSPGKQARKLAVENALKKLKKGPDGRYTNVWEVMSDIDILIGAFENIVSGPEYEELRHGGPKKLNMQFFKDIQARMRDPNFKFSPELKLKPKSTLVPRKKWQKAQSRRRKAQRR from the exons ATGGCTAAAAGACTCTCTTCCCGCCTTGTCTCCCTTCATTTTTCCTTCAGGAGCCCTAAACCCCATTTTCTACCTCAAACTTCTCTAAG GATGGAAGCTCTTTCTAACTCTGTCACTTCAagttattattcaataaatcaCAGTTATAATCATGGGTTTTCTCCAAGTTTCCAAG TTATAAGATCATATGCTCGCAATAGGGATAAGCATTATGATCTTTTTGGCAGTCAAAAGCCTGGGGACGAGGGATTCCGGGAAGCATGGAAAAAAGAGATGGATGAAGATTCTTGTCTATGGACAGGAAGTGAAGATGAAAGTGATGATGAGAACAGTTCTGATAAAGGTAGAAATCGACTTGACAAAGATATTCGGAAGGTAAGGCAGCAGGCGAAGGAGCACTCGGACCTTATCGATGCTGATGACAGTGATGAGTTAAGAAGTGTATGGTCTGGGAGTGATGAGGAGAAGACTTTGTGGACTGGTGATGAATgtgatgatgaggatgatatTCCTACAGAAGCACACCCCAATGAGGCCAGCGATAGGTATTTAGATAAATTGTTTGAGTTTGAGGAAAAACCTAAGTATCGGACGATCTCGGAACTGTTGGATGCGGAAAATGAACCAGAGCTGTCCCCTGGGAAGCAAGCTAGGAAACTTGCAGTTGAGAATGccttgaagaaattaaagaaagggCCAGATGGGCGTTACACCAATGTGTGGGAAGTCATGAGTGATATAGACATCCTAATTGGAGCATTTGAAAATATTGTTTCTGGACCAGAGTATGAGGAGCTTCGTCATGGAGGGCCTAAGAAATTGAATATGCAGTTTTTCAAGGATATACAAGCACGTATGAGAGATCCAAATTTCAAGTTCTCACCTGAGTTAAAGTTGAAGCCAAAGAGCACACTTGTTCCAAGAAAGAAATGGCAGAAGGCACAGTCAAGACGAAGAAAAGCACAGAGGCGTTAA
- the LOC133700094 gene encoding heavy metal-associated isoprenylated plant protein 37-like, which translates to MLRNGHDQLLKVETHYLKVHINCEGCKQKVRKLLNKIDGVYSVNIKTENQLVIVSGRVDSATLIKKLVKSGKRAELWSLRTKNKRNQEQLNANQLQFLANDFSDPQNQFMYPASFDNETGNTKSYGDFLNQNVELKAMNVGRGQDLKAATRMGNFYMDDDNFAGSGRSGDDFAYMMGHADYQGRGTGFAGLGGHEFNGIPTYEQTYRPSMIMSNKQQRYHYNHPATEMHNIYMQEPHTGNNMMTSDNFMYQPYMIDHASSTTPPYTDYHLFHAMPYPCY; encoded by the exons ATGTTAAGAAATGGCCACGATCAGCTCCTAAAGGTTGAG ACACATTATCTCAAAGTGCACATCAACTGTGAAGGGTGCAAGCAGAAAGTGAGAAAACTTCTTAACAAAATTGATG GTGTTTACTCAGTGAACATAAAGACAGAGAACCAGCTGGTCATAGTTTCAGGCCGGGTAGATTCTGCTACTTTAATCAAGAAATTGGTCAAGTCTGGTAAACGTGCAGAGCTATGGTCTCTACGTACCAAGAACAAACGGAATCAAGAACAACTCAACGCAAACCAACTGCAATTTCTAGCCAATGACTTCAGTGACCCTCAAAACCAATTCATGTATCCAGCATCCTTTGACAATGAGACTGGTAATACGAAGAGCTATGGAGATTTTTTAAACCAGAATGTAGAATTGAAAGCTATGAATGTGGGGAGAGGTCAGGATTTGAAGGCAGCCACAAGAATGGGAAACTTTTACATGGATGACGATAATTTTGCTGGTAGTGGCAGATCAGGGGATGATTTTGCATACATGATGGGTCACGCAGATTATCAAGGCAGAGGTACTGGTTTTGCTGGATTAGGAGGCCATGAATTTAATGGGATACCAACTTATGAACAGACGTATCGACCATCCATGATTATGAGCAACAAGCAGCAAAGGTACCACTACAATCATCCAGCCACTGAGATGCATAATATTTACATGCAAGAACCGCATACGGGCAACAATATGATGACAAGTGACAATTTCATGTACCAGCCTTACATGATAGATCATGCATCTTCAACAACTCCTCCCTATACTGACTACCACCTTTTCCATGCAATGCCATATCCTTGCTACTAA